A stretch of Myroides oncorhynchi DNA encodes these proteins:
- the guaA gene encoding glutamine-hydrolyzing GMP synthase, with translation MQHNVLILDFGSQYTQLIARRVRELNIFCEIFPYNDMPKDLTEYKAVILSGSPYSVRSEEALHPDLSNIKGKMPLLAVCYGAQYLAHFFGGEVAPSDTREYGRANLDFIAEDDFFKGIPHNSQVWMSHSDTIKQLPTNGVLLASTKDVKNAAYKVEAEQTYAIQFHPEVYHSTDGAQLLKNFLVDIAGVNQDFTPSAFVEETIADLRNKIGTEKVVLALSGGVDSTVAAVLLHKAIGENLYCIFVNNGLLRKNEFQNVLDQYNGMGLNVKGVDATDRFMEALAGLEDPELKRKAIGKSFIDVFDDESKLIDDATFLGQGTIYPDVIESISVKGPSATIKSHHNVGGLPDFMKLKIVEPLRMLFKDEVRRVGASLGIDPELLGRHPFPGPGLAIRILGDITQEKVRLLQEVDAIFIEGLKEHGLYNSVWQAGAILLPVNSVGVMGDERTYEKVVALRAVASTDGMTADWVHLPYEFLMEISNKIINRVKGVNRVVYDISSKPPATIEWE, from the coding sequence ATGCAACACAATGTACTTATTTTAGATTTTGGATCGCAATACACTCAGTTGATTGCGAGAAGAGTTCGCGAGTTAAACATATTCTGCGAAATCTTTCCTTACAATGATATGCCTAAAGATTTGACAGAATATAAAGCTGTTATCTTATCAGGTAGTCCTTATTCAGTTCGCTCAGAAGAAGCGTTACACCCAGATTTATCAAACATTAAAGGAAAAATGCCTTTATTAGCAGTGTGCTATGGTGCACAGTATTTGGCTCATTTCTTCGGTGGAGAAGTAGCACCATCAGATACTCGTGAGTATGGTAGAGCTAATCTAGACTTCATCGCAGAGGATGATTTCTTTAAGGGGATTCCTCATAATAGTCAAGTGTGGATGAGCCACAGTGATACAATCAAACAATTACCTACTAATGGTGTACTTTTAGCAAGTACTAAGGATGTGAAGAACGCTGCTTATAAAGTAGAAGCAGAACAAACTTATGCTATTCAGTTTCACCCAGAAGTTTATCACTCTACAGACGGAGCACAGCTGTTGAAAAACTTCTTAGTAGATATCGCAGGAGTTAATCAAGACTTTACTCCAAGTGCTTTCGTAGAAGAAACAATCGCGGATTTAAGAAATAAAATCGGAACAGAAAAAGTAGTATTAGCTTTATCTGGAGGTGTAGATTCAACAGTAGCTGCTGTATTATTACACAAAGCTATCGGAGAGAACCTATACTGTATTTTCGTTAATAATGGACTATTGCGTAAAAACGAGTTCCAAAACGTATTAGATCAATACAACGGAATGGGATTAAACGTAAAAGGTGTAGACGCTACAGATCGCTTTATGGAAGCTTTAGCTGGTCTAGAAGATCCAGAATTAAAACGTAAAGCTATCGGTAAATCATTTATTGATGTATTTGATGATGAATCAAAATTAATAGACGATGCTACATTCTTAGGTCAAGGTACTATCTATCCTGACGTCATAGAGTCTATTTCTGTTAAAGGACCTTCTGCAACTATCAAATCTCACCATAACGTAGGGGGATTACCTGACTTTATGAAGTTGAAAATAGTAGAGCCTTTGCGCATGTTATTTAAAGATGAAGTACGTAGAGTAGGAGCTTCTTTAGGTATTGATCCTGAGTTATTAGGAAGACACCCTTTCCCAGGACCTGGATTAGCGATTAGAATCTTAGGTGATATCACACAAGAGAAAGTACGTCTATTACAAGAAGTAGATGCTATCTTTATCGAAGGACTAAAAGAGCATGGTCTTTATAACTCAGTATGGCAGGCAGGAGCAATCCTTTTACCTGTTAATAGTGTAGGTGTTATGGGAGATGAGCGTACCTATGAGAAGGTAGTAGCTCTTAGAGCTGTAGCTTCTACTGATGGTATGACAGCTGACTGGGTACACTTACCTTATGAGTTCTTAATGGAAATATCAAATAAAATAATTAACCGCGTAAAAGGTGTAAACAGAGTGGTTTACGATATTAGTTCTAAACCGCCTGCAACAATTGAGTGGGAATAA
- a CDS encoding LysM peptidoglycan-binding domain-containing protein: MKKKLFIALTAFVFTSSVFAQAGSFIQYRVNKGDTVSKVSRDYDIPVGEILKYNPDAKNGINENSFLLIPTKDFIAKEKNKSANPLLKEKDSAKANNTSTSKGLHMVQPKETLYSISKKYGVTVDNLHAWNPTLKTTGLLADSEIIVAPNYKKNSSTDVTSFDQNIPKKIPATLPSSSADTIKDINNIYYRTIDVEPQATLYSLAVVYNTSVQRLLELNPELKDGLKSGQSIKVPAYGFQSKAKVVEVTPKPSQTKFIKLIVEPQQTLYSISRKYDVPVKELIKLNPSLQDGLKSGMELLVPSTGKEVIQEVTHGNITLPEATGGFVDLSDSITRSERKELALLLPFNIDKVGADADAKLGSDAFLNMTLDFYSGAKLAVEYAESLNLPLTVNVYDSNETKSSSGVKDIFKNKDFNDTDVIIGPFYQSNVDEAVKNLPNDKVILVSPLSNEKATSSNRLVQTMPYSDVLKKQLIDYFKNSGAKITVVVDDKKQSTKQFMQKHFSDIKVVSTSQISELDKTLVKDKKNVFILDSNSIASALLFTDRLKNKVKDYDIQIASFDKSDIFDYNEIKIQTLVDLKYTFPSVTRDAGESKSESLFAQEYKNKYNVYPNRFATRGFDVTLDVILRMFQQEEFLQTSAKKSQEIENRFVYGRNPEGTVRNTGVYLLQYDSDLNVKVIN; the protein is encoded by the coding sequence ATGAAAAAGAAGTTATTTATAGCCTTAACGGCATTTGTTTTTACATCCTCTGTTTTTGCCCAAGCTGGGTCATTTATTCAATATCGAGTTAATAAGGGGGATACAGTGAGTAAAGTCTCTAGGGATTATGATATTCCTGTGGGAGAAATCCTTAAGTATAATCCTGATGCGAAAAATGGAATTAACGAGAATAGTTTTCTGCTAATTCCTACCAAAGACTTTATAGCAAAAGAAAAGAATAAGAGTGCTAATCCTCTATTAAAGGAGAAAGATAGCGCAAAAGCAAATAATACTTCTACTAGCAAGGGTTTACACATGGTACAACCTAAGGAAACTCTATACAGTATTAGCAAAAAGTATGGAGTGACAGTAGATAATCTACACGCGTGGAATCCTACGTTAAAAACGACAGGACTATTAGCTGATAGCGAAATTATTGTTGCACCTAATTACAAGAAGAATAGTTCTACTGATGTAACTAGTTTTGACCAAAATATTCCAAAAAAAATACCTGCTACATTACCCTCGTCATCAGCCGATACAATAAAAGATATTAATAATATTTACTATAGAACTATAGATGTAGAACCACAAGCTACTTTGTATAGCTTAGCAGTGGTATATAATACGTCTGTACAACGTCTGTTGGAACTTAATCCTGAACTTAAGGATGGATTAAAAAGCGGACAGTCTATCAAGGTTCCTGCTTATGGATTCCAATCTAAAGCTAAAGTAGTAGAGGTAACTCCTAAACCTAGCCAAACTAAGTTTATAAAGCTAATAGTTGAACCCCAACAAACACTTTATAGCATTAGTCGTAAATATGACGTACCAGTCAAGGAATTGATTAAACTTAATCCAAGCTTACAAGACGGGTTGAAAAGTGGCATGGAACTATTAGTGCCAAGTACTGGTAAAGAAGTAATACAGGAGGTAACACATGGTAATATTACTCTTCCAGAAGCAACTGGTGGTTTTGTTGATTTAAGTGACTCTATTACTCGATCTGAACGCAAAGAATTAGCCTTATTACTGCCGTTTAATATTGATAAAGTAGGAGCAGATGCAGACGCAAAACTTGGGTCTGATGCCTTTTTAAATATGACTTTAGACTTCTATTCTGGTGCTAAGTTAGCAGTAGAATATGCAGAGAGTTTAAACTTGCCATTGACAGTGAATGTATATGACTCTAATGAGACCAAGTCTAGCAGTGGTGTGAAGGATATATTTAAAAATAAAGACTTTAACGATACGGATGTTATCATAGGACCTTTTTATCAAAGTAATGTGGACGAAGCAGTGAAGAATTTGCCTAATGATAAAGTGATTCTAGTATCTCCATTGTCTAATGAAAAAGCAACATCATCTAATCGTTTAGTGCAAACAATGCCTTATAGTGATGTGCTTAAAAAGCAATTGATAGATTACTTTAAAAACTCAGGTGCGAAGATAACTGTAGTGGTTGATGATAAAAAACAATCAACAAAGCAGTTTATGCAAAAGCATTTCTCTGATATTAAAGTAGTCAGTACATCTCAAATTAGCGAATTAGACAAGACATTAGTTAAAGATAAAAAGAATGTATTTATCTTAGATTCCAATAGTATCGCTTCTGCTTTATTGTTTACAGATAGATTAAAGAATAAAGTGAAGGATTATGATATACAGATTGCCTCTTTTGATAAATCTGATATATTCGATTATAACGAAATCAAAATACAGACTTTAGTTGACTTAAAGTACACTTTCCCTTCTGTAACAAGAGATGCGGGTGAGTCTAAGTCAGAATCACTATTTGCACAAGAGTATAAAAATAAATATAACGTATATCCTAACCGCTTTGCAACAAGAGGTTTTGATGTGACACTAGATGTAATCTTGAGAATGTTCCAACAAGAGGAATTTCTTCAGACTTCGGCAAAGAAATCACAAGAGATAGAGAACCGATTCGTCTATGGTAGAAATCCTGAAGGCACAGTGCGTAATACAGGTGTTTATTTATTACAGTACGACAGTGATTTAAATGTAAAGGTGATTAATTAG
- a CDS encoding DUF3820 family protein → MINNEKYLVELAHTKMPYGKYEGWYLIDLPEYYVVWYHNKGFPKGKLGEQLALIYELKLNGLEQLIRNIRNNFK, encoded by the coding sequence ATGATCAATAATGAAAAGTATCTAGTAGAGTTAGCACATACTAAAATGCCATATGGCAAATATGAAGGGTGGTATCTAATAGATTTGCCAGAGTATTACGTCGTTTGGTACCATAATAAGGGATTTCCTAAGGGGAAGCTAGGAGAGCAGCTAGCTTTAATCTACGAGTTGAAGCTAAATGGTCTAGAACAATTGATCAGAAATATTCGAAACAATTTTAAATAA
- a CDS encoding NAD(P)/FAD-dependent oxidoreductase: MMNIPTSDRPRVVIIGGGFGGLALAKKLKNKNFQVVLLDKHNYHTFQPLLYQVATGGLESGSIAYPIRKVVQNYDQIFFRVANVQRIDTENKKVIADIGTIFYDYVVIATGSKTNFFGNENITKNSMAMKTIPESLDIRSLVLENFEAALLTTDDQEQKALMNFVIVGAGPTGVELAGALAEMKNHVLPKDYPDLDFNKMQIHVVQGANKVLDAMSEKSSKKAQEFLEKLGVKVYLGEIVTDYQDKVVHTKSGMQFAAETMIWTAGVMGAAVDGFDTTVIQRGNRIKVNEFNQVEGFTDIFAIGDVATMMTEKTPMGHPMMAQPAIQQGELLANNLIRLREGQPLKSFTYVDKGSMATIGRNKAVVDLPKFQFSGFFAWFVWMFVHLMSLIGFRNKLVVFWNWLYNYMMFDRQARLIIRPFKNKENQRE; the protein is encoded by the coding sequence ATGATGAATATTCCTACTTCAGATCGACCACGTGTTGTTATTATCGGCGGTGGTTTTGGGGGATTAGCGCTTGCTAAGAAACTAAAGAATAAAAACTTTCAAGTTGTACTTTTAGATAAGCATAACTACCATACTTTTCAACCGTTGTTATATCAAGTAGCAACAGGAGGATTAGAGTCGGGATCTATTGCTTACCCTATCCGTAAGGTAGTACAAAACTATGATCAGATCTTCTTTAGAGTCGCTAATGTACAGCGTATAGATACAGAGAATAAAAAGGTTATAGCAGATATTGGTACGATTTTTTATGATTATGTAGTAATCGCTACAGGATCTAAGACGAACTTCTTTGGTAATGAGAATATTACCAAGAACAGTATGGCGATGAAGACTATTCCTGAGTCTCTAGATATCCGTAGTTTAGTATTAGAGAACTTCGAAGCAGCTCTTCTGACTACTGATGATCAAGAGCAAAAGGCGTTAATGAACTTCGTTATCGTAGGTGCAGGACCAACAGGAGTAGAGCTAGCAGGAGCTTTAGCAGAGATGAAAAACCATGTATTGCCAAAGGATTATCCAGACTTAGATTTTAATAAGATGCAAATTCACGTAGTGCAAGGAGCCAATAAGGTCTTGGATGCCATGAGTGAGAAGTCTTCTAAAAAGGCACAAGAATTCCTTGAGAAACTAGGAGTGAAGGTATATTTAGGAGAGATCGTTACAGATTATCAAGATAAAGTAGTGCATACTAAGTCAGGTATGCAGTTTGCTGCAGAGACGATGATATGGACTGCTGGGGTGATGGGAGCCGCTGTAGATGGTTTTGACACTACAGTTATTCAACGAGGTAATAGAATCAAAGTAAACGAGTTCAATCAAGTAGAAGGCTTCACAGATATATTTGCTATCGGTGATGTCGCAACTATGATGACTGAAAAGACACCTATGGGACACCCTATGATGGCTCAACCAGCTATTCAACAAGGGGAATTGTTAGCGAACAACTTGATCAGACTCAGAGAAGGACAACCTCTAAAGTCATTTACTTATGTAGATAAAGGATCTATGGCGACTATCGGACGTAACAAAGCAGTGGTAGACTTACCGAAGTTTCAGTTTAGTGGGTTCTTCGCTTGGTTCGTGTGGATGTTCGTACATTTAATGTCTCTAATCGGATTTAGAAATAAATTAGTTGTGTTTTGGAACTGGTTATATAACTATATGATGTTTGATAGACAGGCACGTCTTATCATTCGCCCATTTAAGAATAAAGAAAATCAACGCGAATAG
- a CDS encoding DUF3810 domain-containing protein, which produces MKLKYWLLLFVFSIVAFNIITSYPQWIETNYTTGFYYYLCKIFNTVTSLLPFSLGDVLYLVVGVFLIYKLYKAIKENKGWKKISMACGSLALKFITVFYILFNLGWGLNNYRPSLESQLEIETGYDEDQLITLTNKLIKKANLLQLAITKDTLVGVYLKQDINTILKDSKKGVEQVSFLHNIDHTKTLAIKESLFSLPLTYMGFSGYINPFTLEAQVNSKVPTLTLIVTASHELSHQLGFAKESDANFIGFMASYNQQDLAYQYAAIIYALRYCISNINDIESSEVQDLLKTIRPGVKQNLNENIVFWSEYKNFTDTFFKVFYNSFLKLNNQKEGLQSYNKFVDLLINYDLKNPI; this is translated from the coding sequence ATGAAATTAAAGTATTGGTTACTCTTGTTTGTTTTTTCTATCGTTGCGTTCAATATAATTACCTCTTATCCACAGTGGATAGAGACCAACTACACGACAGGGTTTTACTACTATCTCTGTAAAATATTTAATACGGTTACCTCCCTTCTTCCCTTTTCTTTAGGTGATGTACTGTATCTAGTAGTCGGGGTATTTCTTATCTATAAACTATACAAGGCAATTAAAGAGAATAAAGGTTGGAAGAAGATTAGTATGGCTTGTGGTAGTCTTGCTTTAAAGTTCATTACTGTGTTTTACATTCTATTTAACTTAGGTTGGGGATTAAATAACTACCGTCCTAGCCTAGAAAGCCAATTAGAGATAGAAACAGGGTATGATGAAGATCAACTTATCACACTAACAAATAAGTTGATTAAAAAGGCTAATTTACTGCAATTAGCTATCACTAAAGATACCCTAGTAGGTGTATACCTAAAACAGGATATCAACACAATCCTAAAAGACAGCAAAAAGGGTGTGGAGCAAGTAAGCTTCTTGCACAATATAGATCATACTAAAACACTGGCAATTAAAGAGTCTTTATTTAGCTTACCCCTAACGTATATGGGATTTTCGGGATATATAAATCCGTTTACACTAGAGGCTCAGGTCAATAGTAAAGTACCTACTCTTACCTTAATCGTAACGGCATCTCACGAACTGTCGCATCAACTAGGCTTCGCTAAAGAAAGCGATGCGAACTTCATAGGCTTTATGGCGTCTTATAATCAGCAGGACTTAGCATATCAATACGCTGCCATCATTTACGCACTTAGATACTGTATTTCCAATATCAACGATATAGAGTCTTCTGAGGTACAAGATCTTTTAAAAACAATACGACCTGGCGTAAAGCAGAATCTGAATGAGAATATTGTCTTCTGGAGTGAATATAAAAATTTTACTGATACTTTCTTTAAGGTGTTTTACAATAGTTTCCTGAAGCTTAACAACCAAAAAGAAGGTTTGCAATCTTATAACAAGTTCGTTGATCTTCTGATTAATTATGATTTAAAGAATCCTATTTAA
- a CDS encoding (2Fe-2S) ferredoxin domain-containing protein → MSKVKKGERTIFVCDGKKCCRYNEETKSCFKALLEESGLSDDYSVCKMKCQGMCKSAPVVYISSHDKYKKEVGAKKAKKIFQEYIIA, encoded by the coding sequence ATGAGTAAAGTTAAGAAAGGTGAGAGAACTATCTTCGTTTGCGATGGAAAAAAATGCTGTAGATATAATGAAGAGACTAAGAGTTGCTTTAAAGCCTTATTAGAAGAAAGCGGACTTTCTGACGATTACTCTGTGTGTAAGATGAAATGCCAAGGAATGTGTAAAAGCGCTCCTGTGGTGTATATCTCTAGCCACGACAAGTATAAAAAAGAAGTCGGAGCCAAGAAAGCAAAGAAGATTTTCCAGGAATACATAATCGCTTAA
- a CDS encoding S41 family peptidase, translating to MRIKVLLTILYVFMFNIIYAQNGIDYISREDLNKEFDFLVEAIKNTHPNPYQTISEKEFVQQTVTIKESFKDSLTTKEYYRVIAPFVASLNDGHTRLAFPGRKLLHSEDNLFPYIIKASIDSPFLKVTENIDNEFVQIPVGAEILKIGGISSEQIIQKIIDNTSGESKEYRLKMGADFNMFAFVFGTFYDLEEQVYVDYIYEGESISKKVPTVTLQRLMNIAKNRKADPVSSIAITNYTLSLIPEKSTAILDIRYLGEKKEFEQFLKESFKTINEAKIKKIVIDIRENGGGNSLLGDELLKYLSPTPFRQFDRTVVKYSQLQKEIYANRCQNNQQNCDLYNYINTKQNGELEILTVKDLVIPHLAEDRFQGKVYLLTSRRTFSSAMNLAQAFKYYKLGEIVGEETGGYLVSFGDLISINLPVTNWNFAISTKKFYTVGSKETDSHGVVPDIRINAINALDYAKKN from the coding sequence ATGAGAATAAAGGTCTTACTTACGATATTGTACGTATTTATGTTTAATATAATCTATGCTCAAAATGGAATAGATTATATTTCTAGAGAGGATTTAAATAAAGAATTTGATTTTCTAGTAGAGGCAATAAAAAATACTCATCCAAATCCTTATCAGACAATATCTGAAAAGGAGTTTGTACAACAAACAGTAACTATTAAGGAGAGCTTTAAAGATTCTTTAACAACGAAAGAGTATTATAGAGTGATAGCTCCATTTGTTGCGTCCTTAAATGATGGACATACTAGATTAGCTTTCCCAGGTCGGAAGTTGTTGCATTCAGAAGATAATCTGTTTCCTTATATTATTAAAGCAAGTATTGATAGTCCTTTTTTAAAGGTTACAGAAAATATTGATAATGAGTTTGTTCAAATTCCTGTTGGTGCTGAAATATTAAAAATAGGAGGTATCTCTTCTGAACAAATCATTCAGAAGATAATAGATAATACCAGTGGAGAGAGTAAGGAGTACAGATTAAAAATGGGAGCAGATTTTAATATGTTTGCTTTTGTTTTTGGGACTTTCTATGATTTAGAAGAGCAAGTCTATGTTGATTATATTTATGAAGGTGAGTCGATTAGTAAAAAGGTTCCTACAGTTACTTTACAAAGATTAATGAATATTGCTAAAAATAGAAAAGCTGATCCAGTTAGTTCTATTGCTATAACTAATTATACTTTATCGTTAATACCTGAAAAAAGCACTGCTATTTTAGATATCCGTTATTTGGGAGAAAAGAAGGAGTTTGAACAATTTTTAAAAGAGAGCTTTAAAACTATTAATGAAGCTAAAATTAAAAAGATTGTGATTGATATTCGAGAGAATGGTGGTGGAAATTCTTTATTAGGTGATGAGTTGTTAAAATATTTATCACCTACACCTTTTAGACAATTTGATCGAACAGTAGTGAAGTATAGTCAATTACAAAAGGAGATTTATGCTAATCGCTGCCAGAATAATCAGCAAAATTGCGATTTGTATAACTATATCAATACAAAGCAAAATGGAGAACTAGAGATCTTAACTGTAAAAGATTTGGTTATACCTCATCTAGCAGAAGATCGTTTCCAAGGAAAAGTTTATTTGCTGACTAGTAGAAGAACTTTTTCTTCTGCTATGAACTTAGCACAAGCTTTTAAATATTATAAGTTGGGTGAGATAGTTGGGGAAGAAACAGGAGGGTATTTGGTTTCATTTGGGGATTTGATAAGTATTAATTTACCTGTAACTAATTGGAATTTTGCTATTTCTACTAAGAAGTTCTATACTGTTGGATCAAAAGAAACAGATTCACATGGTGTAGTACCTGATATAAGAATCAATGCAATTAATGCATTAGATTATGCAAAGAAGAATTAA
- a CDS encoding (deoxy)nucleoside triphosphate pyrophosphohydrolase, whose translation MLRVICAIIECDEKVLIAQRSDKMLLPLKWEFPGGKVEVGESDHDCIIREIKEELNLDITVLDRLTPVTHHYDTFSLELIPFVCQANTQVFENTEHAQVLWVNPKVLMRYDWAEADIPIAKEYSLSLYSN comes from the coding sequence ATGTTAAGAGTTATATGTGCCATAATAGAGTGTGATGAGAAAGTTTTAATCGCTCAACGAAGTGATAAAATGCTATTACCGCTTAAATGGGAGTTTCCAGGTGGAAAAGTTGAAGTAGGAGAGAGCGATCACGACTGTATTATCAGAGAGATTAAGGAAGAGCTAAATCTAGATATTACAGTATTAGATCGACTTACACCAGTAACACATCATTATGATACTTTCTCCTTAGAATTAATTCCCTTTGTTTGTCAAGCCAATACACAAGTGTTTGAGAATACAGAACACGCACAAGTACTATGGGTAAACCCTAAAGTGTTAATGAGGTATGATTGGGCAGAAGCTGATATCCCTATCGCAAAAGAATATTCGCTATCGCTATATTCTAATTAA
- a CDS encoding outer membrane beta-barrel family protein has translation MKKILIILLCIISIPLWAQSQLKGMLKDSQSAPIGWATLVLQATNNAKEEYFITSEEDGSFSFDAIKSTGNYKLTSSFIGYKDLILKVDISRVNTPLNLVMTPDENILDEVMITSHRKALKVTPGKATLNIEQSSLANTQSAYDVLKTLPGVTISQSGELKIKGKSGVTVLMDGQPTQLSAEQLKTILKGTPGATLESIEIMNIPPANIDASGTGGVINIISKKKLVQGFYGTVNSTVGVSKKVSTDHSLSLGYGNEHWNYNFLYSFSYAPDRLRENYEKKELTTLDKQWLNQSQRTFVNSRSHLVKLGVDRTFDNGNMLSLKTSVDYNDTPSTVNTAIDFGAIGTATQQSIQKNQSKSKLTNFTADLTYKVKVAEKENWTTSVGTVYVKADVNDYIFGNNGNTLRPNALLAKQHNTYPTDRKEFNFKSDYQKHLWEQENTSGKIEFGVKSNYTVLQTDERLRTLINNGNAVNNIRKSEFEYKTGVHAFYGSLDMNFDRWAITAGLRGEYTHISGDTLNHKKLVKQDYFSLFPTVQVTYTANDNYAVMASYSRRIERPEFDKLNPAVRYLNSTTTSMGNPNLQPEYSNNIEVNQQFLGFIDLSLGYSRITDPMLYSYFNEGLNKAYFTSINGKSRSEWQASLSMPIPTINWWENYHGVYYYNTRYDNNLVNENKNSIGVFTYNNFKLPQNISIELTAWYQNGGIDSNFKYRSLAEVNLGVSKKFLDEKFTATLAVSDLFKTGGVRTTVLENPNQLTNFTVKNDMRVFKFGITYNFGGKNKKEQQEDTTINKGHTPIKIIK, from the coding sequence ATGAAAAAGATATTAATTATACTTCTGTGTATAATCAGCATACCTCTATGGGCACAGTCTCAGTTAAAAGGTATGCTTAAGGATAGTCAATCTGCTCCTATCGGCTGGGCGACTCTAGTACTACAAGCTACTAATAATGCAAAAGAAGAATACTTCATCACGAGTGAAGAAGATGGCAGTTTTAGCTTTGATGCTATTAAATCAACGGGAAATTACAAGCTAACTAGTAGTTTCATAGGTTATAAAGATCTAATACTAAAGGTGGATATCTCAAGGGTCAATACTCCTCTAAATTTAGTAATGACTCCTGATGAGAATATCTTAGACGAGGTGATGATCACAAGCCACAGAAAGGCGTTAAAAGTAACTCCCGGTAAGGCTACTTTAAACATCGAGCAGAGTAGTCTAGCCAATACACAGTCTGCTTATGATGTGCTCAAAACACTACCTGGGGTAACAATCAGTCAAAGCGGGGAACTTAAGATTAAGGGAAAGTCTGGAGTGACGGTCTTAATGGATGGACAACCTACGCAACTGTCTGCTGAACAACTTAAGACAATATTGAAAGGTACTCCTGGTGCTACGCTAGAGTCTATTGAGATTATGAATATACCTCCTGCGAATATAGATGCGTCTGGTACAGGCGGAGTGATTAACATTATCTCTAAAAAGAAGCTAGTACAAGGGTTCTATGGAACGGTGAACTCTACTGTGGGAGTGAGTAAAAAAGTAAGTACAGATCATTCGTTAAGTCTTGGGTATGGAAATGAGCATTGGAACTATAACTTTCTTTACTCTTTTAGTTATGCACCTGATAGACTACGAGAAAATTATGAGAAGAAAGAGCTTACTACATTAGATAAACAATGGCTTAACCAATCTCAACGCACTTTCGTTAACAGTAGATCACACTTAGTCAAACTAGGCGTTGACAGAACATTTGACAACGGTAATATGCTTAGTCTAAAAACGTCAGTTGATTATAACGATACGCCAAGTACAGTGAACACAGCTATTGACTTTGGAGCAATAGGTACTGCTACTCAACAGTCAATTCAGAAGAATCAAAGCAAGAGCAAACTAACCAATTTTACAGCAGATTTAACCTATAAGGTAAAAGTAGCAGAGAAAGAGAATTGGACTACTTCAGTGGGAACTGTTTATGTCAAGGCAGATGTAAATGATTACATCTTTGGGAACAATGGCAATACCTTGCGTCCAAATGCGCTGCTAGCCAAACAACACAATACCTACCCTACTGATCGAAAAGAGTTTAACTTTAAATCAGATTACCAAAAACATCTTTGGGAACAAGAGAATACGAGTGGTAAAATAGAGTTTGGCGTCAAGAGCAATTACACTGTTCTCCAAACAGATGAACGTCTAAGAACACTTATCAATAATGGCAATGCGGTAAATAATATAAGAAAGAGTGAGTTTGAATATAAAACAGGGGTTCACGCTTTCTATGGTTCGTTAGATATGAACTTTGACAGATGGGCTATCACAGCAGGATTAAGAGGAGAATATACACATATATCTGGTGATACACTAAATCACAAGAAGTTAGTAAAACAAGATTACTTCTCGCTATTCCCTACTGTACAGGTAACTTATACCGCTAATGATAACTATGCTGTGATGGCATCTTACTCTAGACGAATAGAAAGACCTGAATTTGATAAGCTTAACCCTGCGGTGCGATACCTAAACAGTACCACGACTTCTATGGGTAACCCTAATCTACAGCCTGAATATTCTAATAATATAGAGGTCAATCAGCAGTTTCTAGGTTTTATTGATTTGAGTTTAGGATATAGTAGAATAACTGATCCGATGCTATACAGCTATTTTAATGAAGGGCTTAACAAGGCTTACTTCACGAGTATAAATGGCAAAAGTAGAAGTGAGTGGCAAGCTTCTTTATCAATGCCTATACCTACTATTAATTGGTGGGAGAACTACCACGGGGTATATTACTACAATACTAGATATGATAACAACCTTGTGAATGAGAACAAAAATAGTATAGGTGTATTCACGTATAACAACTTCAAGCTACCTCAGAATATCAGCATCGAGCTAACGGCTTGGTACCAAAACGGAGGGATAGATTCTAACTTTAAATATCGCTCTTTAGCAGAGGTAAACCTTGGGGTAAGTAAGAAGTTCTTAGATGAGAAGTTCACTGCTACACTAGCAGTAAGTGATTTGTTTAAGACAGGAGGAGTACGCACTACTGTCTTAGAAAATCCTAATCAGTTGACTAATTTCACTGTGAAGAACGATATGCGTGTATTCAAATTTGGAATTACTTATAACTTCGGAGGAAAGAATAAAAAAGAGCAACAAGAAGATACAACGATCAACAAGGGGCATACTCCTATTAAAATCATAAAATAA